In Deinococcus aquaedulcis, one DNA window encodes the following:
- a CDS encoding cupin domain-containing protein yields the protein MIATPSGEARNEVRQLRGTSKPGTGMKIVPPTTRASWKTEEMPSERAPLWLGEVYTLEEFESIRYGFLPGQMEDKWFIFYEDSWLYLHRSWTGYCIFALKFEPLDDGFAIIESWVNTDPRQYGERSLPVNQWQARHLVQTLIDYEPLHYYQESSRVLSANAFETHSKKTRTFRFYSVSSGMLTLDVKGEVLILGPGDQASISEGQTFRLSNEGTEPVLFLERIDGLTPVTEENL from the coding sequence GTGATCGCCACGCCGAGTGGCGAGGCAAGAAATGAAGTTCGACAGTTGCGTGGTACTTCTAAACCGGGAACAGGAATGAAGATTGTTCCACCCACCACGCGTGCTTCCTGGAAAACTGAGGAGATGCCTTCGGAGCGGGCGCCTCTTTGGCTGGGTGAGGTCTACACCCTAGAGGAGTTTGAGAGTATCCGCTATGGGTTTCTTCCAGGGCAAATGGAAGATAAGTGGTTTATTTTCTATGAGGATTCCTGGCTCTACTTGCACCGCAGTTGGACAGGGTACTGCATTTTTGCCCTTAAGTTTGAGCCATTGGACGACGGCTTCGCCATCATTGAATCTTGGGTCAACACCGATCCCAGGCAATATGGCGAGAGGAGTCTGCCTGTCAACCAATGGCAGGCCAGACATCTGGTGCAAACACTAATAGACTATGAACCACTTCATTACTATCAGGAATCATCCAGAGTGCTTTCTGCCAATGCTTTCGAAACCCATTCGAAGAAAACCCGCACGTTTAGGTTTTACTCGGTTTCTAGCGGAATGCTGACGCTTGATGTCAAGGGCGAGGTGCTAATCCTGGGCCCTGGTGATCAAGCCAGCATAAGCGAGGGCCAAACATTCAGATTGAGCAATGAGGGAACAGAACCTGTGCTCTTCCTAGAGCGCATAGACGGCCTCACGCCGGTTACAGAGGAGAATCTATGA